The Kordia sp. SMS9 genome window below encodes:
- the murF gene encoding UDP-N-acetylmuramoyl-tripeptide--D-alanyl-D-alanine ligase, with protein MIQDLYAKFQQHPIASTDSRNITPNCIFFALKGDNFNGNKYAEDALKKGAAFAVIDESAYKTSEQTILVENVLETLQQLASYHRKQLNIPIISLTGSNGKTTTKELINAVISKKYNTTATKGNLNNHIGVPLTLLSMHADTEIGIVEMGANHQQEIAFLSNIAEPDYGYITNFGKAHLEGFGGVEGVIKGKSELYDHLKTNAKCIFVNGDDPKQVERTQNTKKYTFGSTEGHDLKIEFVSADPMVKATVNDIEIQSQLIGSYNFSNIAAAIAMGMYFEVTLTDIKDAIEAYIPSNNRSQIIHKNSNKIILDAYNANPTSMKAALDNFSNLSDTTKIAFLGDMFELGESAAAEHQFIHEYAASLQIDRIYLIGENFGITKSSNPNISIHITFESLKDQFPKEIQNSTLLIKGSRGMALERILELL; from the coding sequence ATGATTCAAGATTTATACGCTAAATTTCAACAACACCCAATAGCATCTACTGATTCTAGAAATATTACACCTAACTGCATATTCTTTGCCTTGAAAGGTGACAATTTTAATGGAAATAAATATGCTGAAGATGCACTGAAAAAAGGCGCTGCTTTTGCGGTTATTGATGAATCAGCATACAAAACCAGCGAGCAAACCATTCTCGTAGAAAATGTGTTAGAAACATTGCAACAACTTGCTAGTTACCATCGCAAGCAATTGAACATTCCGATTATCTCATTAACAGGAAGCAATGGCAAAACAACGACTAAAGAACTGATCAACGCTGTTATTTCAAAAAAATACAACACTACTGCAACGAAAGGAAATTTAAACAATCATATTGGCGTACCGCTTACCTTACTTTCTATGCATGCTGATACAGAAATCGGAATTGTAGAAATGGGCGCAAATCACCAACAAGAAATTGCCTTTTTAAGCAATATTGCCGAGCCAGATTACGGATATATTACCAATTTTGGAAAAGCACACTTAGAGGGTTTTGGCGGTGTAGAAGGTGTCATAAAAGGAAAAAGCGAACTGTATGATCACTTAAAAACAAATGCTAAATGTATCTTTGTCAATGGTGACGATCCAAAACAAGTTGAGCGAACACAAAACACTAAAAAATATACCTTTGGAAGCACCGAAGGACACGATTTGAAAATTGAATTCGTAAGTGCTGATCCAATGGTAAAAGCTACTGTAAACGATATTGAAATTCAGAGCCAACTGATTGGTTCTTACAATTTTTCAAACATTGCAGCAGCCATTGCAATGGGAATGTATTTTGAAGTTACACTTACGGATATAAAAGACGCTATAGAAGCATACATTCCTTCTAACAACCGATCGCAAATCATACATAAAAACTCTAATAAAATAATTTTAGATGCTTACAACGCCAATCCTACAAGCATGAAAGCTGCCTTGGATAATTTTTCAAACCTCAGCGATACCACTAAAATTGCTTTTTTAGGTGATATGTTTGAACTTGGAGAAAGTGCCGCAGCAGAACATCAATTCATACATGAATACGCAGCCTCTTTACAAATTGATCGTATTTATTTAATTGGAGAAAACTTTGGCATCACAAAAAGCAGCAATCCCAACATAAGCATTCACATCACTTTTGAATCGTTAAAAGATCAATTCCCAAAAGAAATACAAAACAGCACGTTGTTAATCAAAGGTTCGCGCGGAATGGCGTTGGAACGAATTTTGGAGTTGTTATAA
- a CDS encoding folylpolyglutamate synthase/dihydrofolate synthase family protein, which translates to MTNQEAMQWWKAQFEASYQKKGASNSSTAWDLTKITKFAEHLQNPHQKFKSIHVAGTNGKGSTSHMIASILQEAGYTVGLYTSPHLKDFRERIRVNGEMISQETSIQFAKKYQTYIAAEELSFFELTVGAAFDYFAQQNVDLAVIEVGLGGRLDSTNIITPEVSVITNIGYDHVAILGDTLPKIAVEKAGIIKENIPVVIGEYHKETFPVFEAKAKALNAELYLAEKTIQKVYQTDLLGDYQQKNYKSAVQAVQLLKDFQIEEKHIQNGLQNVVANTKLQGRWQILNEFPKTICDTAHNKEGLQLVMEQLQKEDVQQLHIVFGVVNDKNLDAILPLFPKTATYYFCSPKIDRALSAQELHQKATTYQLTGNIYNSVSEAYAVAVEHASNNDLIYVGGSTFVVAEIL; encoded by the coding sequence ATGACAAACCAAGAAGCCATGCAATGGTGGAAAGCGCAATTTGAAGCTTCCTATCAAAAAAAAGGCGCTTCTAATAGTAGCACGGCTTGGGATTTGACGAAAATTACCAAGTTTGCCGAACACTTACAAAATCCTCATCAAAAATTTAAAAGCATTCATGTAGCTGGGACCAACGGAAAAGGTTCTACAAGTCACATGATCGCTTCTATATTGCAAGAAGCTGGTTATACTGTCGGATTGTACACATCGCCACATTTAAAAGATTTTAGAGAGCGAATTCGTGTCAATGGCGAGATGATTTCTCAAGAAACTAGCATTCAATTTGCAAAAAAGTATCAAACATACATCGCTGCTGAAGAATTGTCTTTTTTTGAATTGACCGTAGGCGCTGCATTTGACTATTTCGCACAGCAAAACGTTGATTTAGCCGTGATAGAAGTTGGTCTCGGCGGACGATTGGATTCCACAAATATCATTACACCTGAAGTTTCCGTCATTACCAATATCGGATATGATCATGTTGCCATTCTGGGAGACACGTTACCAAAAATAGCTGTAGAAAAAGCAGGAATCATCAAGGAAAATATTCCCGTTGTGATTGGCGAATATCACAAAGAAACTTTTCCTGTGTTTGAAGCAAAAGCGAAAGCGTTGAATGCTGAGTTGTATCTTGCTGAAAAAACCATTCAAAAAGTATATCAAACAGATCTGTTAGGCGATTACCAGCAGAAAAATTACAAATCGGCAGTACAAGCAGTTCAGTTACTAAAAGACTTCCAAATTGAAGAAAAACACATTCAAAACGGATTGCAAAACGTAGTTGCCAATACAAAGCTGCAAGGAAGGTGGCAAATTCTAAATGAGTTTCCAAAAACCATCTGCGATACTGCACACAACAAAGAAGGTTTGCAACTTGTAATGGAGCAATTACAAAAAGAAGATGTTCAACAATTACACATTGTTTTCGGTGTTGTGAATGATAAAAACTTAGATGCAATTCTTCCATTATTCCCTAAAACAGCCACATATTACTTTTGCAGCCCAAAAATAGATCGTGCTTTATCAGCGCAAGAATTACATCAAAAAGCAACAACATATCAGCTGACGGGCAATATATACAATTCAGTTTCAGAAGCCTATGCGGTTGCAGTAGAACATGCGTCAAATAACGATCTCATTTATGTTGGCGGTAGTACCTTTGTGGTGGCAGAAATACTTTGA
- a CDS encoding energy transducer TonB, which yields MSLFNTEHKRKSATITTVLMVLLLIFMFIFGKTYMDPPIESGIAVNFGTSNTGSGDVETQKNPKPVAAPKQQQEEQEEQPQETEPVQETQPDTSSEEVITQESEESIALKKAEEEKKRKADEEAKAKAEADRIAKAKADAEAKKKAEEAAKKAKIDALFNDANGNGEDESEGEGPNDGPGNKGNPNGDPYAASYYGEPGSGNGGGGGYGLNGRSKLASSKVLQECNKAGTIVVAIKVNRNGEVISAEYSPKGSTSTESCLIDAAIKTAKTYKWNKDAKAPSKQVGFIVVNFKLGQ from the coding sequence ATGTCGTTATTCAATACAGAACACAAACGAAAATCAGCCACCATTACTACGGTGTTGATGGTTTTATTATTAATATTCATGTTCATATTTGGAAAGACATACATGGATCCGCCAATTGAAAGTGGAATCGCGGTAAACTTCGGGACAAGCAATACAGGAAGTGGTGACGTAGAAACTCAAAAAAATCCAAAGCCTGTGGCAGCTCCAAAACAACAACAAGAGGAGCAAGAAGAACAACCACAAGAAACAGAACCTGTACAAGAAACACAGCCAGATACATCTTCGGAAGAAGTCATTACACAAGAATCAGAAGAGTCGATTGCTCTGAAAAAGGCGGAAGAGGAAAAAAAGCGCAAAGCAGACGAAGAGGCGAAGGCAAAAGCAGAAGCAGATCGTATTGCAAAAGCAAAAGCAGATGCGGAAGCCAAAAAGAAAGCAGAAGAAGCGGCTAAAAAAGCGAAGATTGATGCCTTATTTAATGATGCCAACGGAAACGGAGAAGATGAAAGTGAAGGAGAAGGACCAAATGATGGTCCAGGAAATAAAGGAAATCCAAACGGAGATCCGTATGCGGCAAGTTACTATGGAGAACCAGGCTCAGGAAACGGCGGCGGCGGTGGTTATGGCTTGAATGGAAGAAGCAAGCTTGCAAGTAGCAAAGTACTCCAAGAGTGTAATAAGGCTGGAACCATCGTAGTTGCTATTAAAGTGAATAGAAATGGAGAAGTGATCTCTGCGGAATATTCTCCTAAAGGATCTACAAGTACTGAAAGTTGTTTGATTGATGCAGCCATAAAAACTGCAAAAACATACAAATGGAATAAAGATGCAAAAGCACCATCAAAGCAAGTTGGTTTTATTGTGGTAAATTTCAAATTAGGTCAATAA
- a CDS encoding biopolymer transporter ExbD produces MLETRNKKFKLPFVFIAGAIFLIGLAYFANYLEGLPQVETEVEKKKAKTIQIRVDKDATIFLNGTKIVIEQLEEQLKIQFDGYANPVISLEASAEVSAERLLKIMDIATKNKYTIILGGVSK; encoded by the coding sequence TTGCTTGAAACCAGGAATAAAAAATTTAAACTGCCTTTCGTTTTTATCGCAGGTGCAATTTTTTTAATAGGACTGGCATATTTTGCGAATTATTTAGAAGGTTTGCCACAAGTTGAAACGGAAGTTGAAAAGAAAAAAGCAAAAACAATACAAATTCGAGTTGATAAAGATGCAACGATCTTTCTAAATGGAACGAAAATTGTTATAGAACAACTTGAAGAACAATTAAAAATACAATTTGACGGTTATGCAAATCCTGTCATATCTTTGGAAGCTTCTGCGGAAGTTTCTGCCGAAAGGCTCCTAAAGATTATGGATATTGCAACAAAAAATAAGTATACAATCATTCTCGGAGGAGTCTCAAAATAA
- a CDS encoding biopolymer transporter ExbD: MKLRGRNKVSPEFSMSSMTDIVFLLLVFFMLTSNSPNALDLLLPKAKGKSTNTQNVSVSIKKNLQVYIDSDRVRESQIESKLKAKLAGQDTPTIILRAEEGVPIEKAVNIMDIANKNKYKIILAVRPE, from the coding sequence ATGAAATTACGCGGTAGAAATAAAGTAAGTCCAGAGTTTAGCATGTCGTCCATGACAGACATTGTGTTTTTATTATTGGTGTTTTTCATGTTAACGTCCAATTCGCCAAATGCGCTCGATTTGCTCTTGCCAAAAGCAAAAGGAAAATCAACGAACACGCAAAATGTTTCGGTGAGTATTAAAAAGAACTTACAAGTATACATTGATTCAGATCGTGTGCGAGAAAGTCAAATAGAATCGAAACTAAAAGCCAAATTAGCCGGGCAAGATACACCAACTATCATATTGCGAGCAGAAGAAGGTGTGCCAATTGAAAAAGCAGTAAATATTATGGACATTGCGAATAAAAATAAATATAAAATTATTCTAGCAGTTCGCCCAGAGTAA
- a CDS encoding MotA/TolQ/ExbB proton channel family protein, whose translation MLLFQTPTTPVEDPESQEKTFSIIKLIVDGGPGSIIIISVLLVLLAVALYIYFERIFAIKSASKIDKNFMNQIRDNVSTGKLEAAKILCAQTDSPVARLTEKGIARIGKPLEDINKAIENAGTLEVYKLEKNVSILATVAGAAPMIGFLGTVIGMIIAFQEMATSGGQAQMGSLAEGIYTAMTTTVAGLIVGIIAYIGYNHLVVKTDKVVHQMEANAVDFLDLLNEPV comes from the coding sequence ATGTTATTATTTCAAACACCAACTACTCCTGTTGAAGATCCTGAAAGTCAGGAAAAAACATTTTCAATCATCAAATTAATTGTTGATGGAGGACCTGGAAGTATCATTATTATTAGTGTGTTATTAGTTTTACTAGCTGTCGCTTTATACATTTATTTTGAACGCATATTTGCAATCAAATCAGCTTCTAAAATTGATAAAAACTTTATGAATCAAATTCGCGATAATGTATCGACAGGAAAGCTGGAAGCTGCCAAAATATTATGTGCGCAAACTGATTCTCCTGTAGCACGATTGACCGAAAAAGGAATTGCCAGAATAGGGAAACCGTTGGAAGATATTAACAAAGCCATTGAAAATGCTGGAACCTTAGAAGTATACAAACTTGAAAAAAATGTCAGTATTCTTGCAACTGTAGCAGGCGCTGCACCCATGATTGGATTCTTAGGAACGGTAATTGGAATGATTATCGCCTTTCAAGAAATGGCAACTAGTGGCGGACAAGCACAAATGGGTTCTCTCGCAGAAGGTATTTACACCGCGATGACCACAACGGTTGCAGGACTAATTGTGGGAATTATTGCGTATATTGGATACAATCACTTAGTAGTGAAAACAGACAAAGTGGTACATCAAATGGAAGCAAATGCTGTAGACTTTTTAGATTTACTAAACGAACCTGTATAA
- the nhaD gene encoding sodium:proton antiporter NhaD, with amino-acid sequence MESAIIAVFVFGYLAITLEHNLKIDKLIPALAMMAICWAFIAFGIEDFQNWFDSGAHALVGGENGFGALATDDKMHLMEEGLLHHLGKTAEILVFLLGAMTIVEIIDYFNGFATIKSFIKTRSKKRVLWIFAFLAFILSAIIDNLTATIVLISILQKIISDRNIRVWYAGLIIIAANAGGAWSPIGDVTTTMLWIGDKVSTGKLFGYLFIPSLLCMIVPTFIASFLKPFQGNLPQEEGAEEEKTHRFGPTMLYLGLSAIVFVPVFKVVTHLPPYVGMMLSLSVVAIFAEIYSNSKFTMAAVGANEGYDENADGLPVHHSPVHHSLSKIELPSILFFLGILMAVAALESLGLLFGFADWLKTATPQLGTEMHDGGVSDLVVMALGVGSAVIDNVPLVAASLGMFTEPLDHELWHFIAFAAGTGGSMLIIGSAAGVVAMGMEKIDFFWYLKKISWLAFIGFVVGSAVFMIMRTLF; translated from the coding sequence ATGGAATCAGCAATAATAGCCGTATTTGTCTTTGGATATTTAGCCATAACCTTAGAACACAACTTAAAAATTGACAAGCTTATTCCCGCATTAGCCATGATGGCAATATGTTGGGCGTTTATCGCTTTCGGAATTGAAGACTTTCAAAATTGGTTCGACTCAGGAGCGCATGCGTTAGTCGGTGGAGAAAATGGTTTTGGTGCCTTAGCAACCGACGATAAAATGCATCTCATGGAAGAAGGTTTATTGCATCACCTTGGGAAAACCGCAGAAATATTAGTATTCTTATTAGGTGCGATGACCATTGTGGAAATTATTGACTATTTTAATGGTTTTGCTACGATAAAAAGTTTCATCAAAACCCGAAGTAAAAAGCGCGTATTGTGGATATTTGCGTTCTTAGCGTTTATCTTATCTGCTATTATTGACAATCTTACGGCAACGATCGTACTGATTTCAATTTTACAAAAAATTATTTCCGACAGAAATATTCGTGTTTGGTATGCCGGTTTAATTATCATTGCAGCAAACGCAGGTGGTGCTTGGTCACCAATTGGAGATGTTACGACAACGATGTTATGGATTGGCGATAAAGTATCTACAGGAAAACTATTTGGCTACTTATTTATACCATCATTATTATGTATGATTGTGCCAACATTTATTGCTTCTTTTTTAAAACCATTTCAAGGAAACTTACCTCAAGAAGAAGGTGCGGAAGAAGAAAAAACACATCGTTTTGGTCCAACTATGTTATACTTAGGACTATCAGCAATTGTATTTGTGCCTGTTTTCAAAGTAGTTACACATTTGCCTCCGTATGTAGGTATGATGTTGTCACTTTCGGTCGTTGCCATATTTGCAGAAATATACAGCAACTCAAAATTCACGATGGCAGCTGTCGGTGCCAATGAAGGCTATGATGAAAACGCTGATGGACTTCCAGTGCATCACAGTCCAGTACATCATTCCTTATCCAAAATTGAATTACCAAGTATCTTATTCTTCTTAGGAATCTTAATGGCAGTAGCGGCATTAGAATCCTTAGGGTTGTTATTCGGTTTTGCAGATTGGTTAAAAACGGCAACGCCACAATTAGGAACAGAAATGCACGATGGAGGAGTTTCTGATTTAGTAGTCATGGCACTTGGAGTAGGCTCGGCAGTCATTGACAATGTTCCGTTGGTAGCCGCCAGTTTAGGAATGTTTACAGAACCGTTAGATCACGAGCTGTGGCATTTCATCGCCTTTGCGGCGGGAACAGGAGGAAGTATGCTCATCATTGGGTCTGCGGCTGGTGTAGTTGCAATGGGAATGGAAAAAATAGATTTCTTTTGGTATCTCAAAAAAATATCGTGGCTCGCCTTTATTGGATTCGTCGTTGGTTCGGCAGTTTTCATGATCATGCGAACCCTATTTTAA
- a CDS encoding Glu/Leu/Phe/Val dehydrogenase dimerization domain-containing protein — MKELLKIYENKAPEIVFNWKDPETNAEGWTVINSLRGGAAGGGTRMRKGLDMNEVLSLAKTMEVKFTVSGPSIGGAKSGINFDPQDPRKNGVLKRWYNAVAPLLKSYYGTGGDLNVDEIHEVIPITEDSGVWHPQEGVFNGHFKPTDADKINRIGQLRLGVIKVIESPVFSPDVSRKYTVADMITGFGVAEAARHFYDIYGGSIQGKRAIVQGFGNVGAAAAYYLSQMGAKIVGIIDRVGGVINEDGFSQEAIKEFYLHKDGNTLVADNMIPFEEINQRIWELPTEVFAPCAASRLITQEQIDKMIDTGLEVITCGANVPFADKEIFFGPIMEHTDQKVSLIPDFISNCGMARVFAYFMERRVQMTDEAIFEDTSKTIKKALQNTFKRNASKVDVSKTAFEIALKELV; from the coding sequence TTGAAAGAATTACTCAAAATTTACGAAAACAAAGCACCTGAAATTGTTTTTAACTGGAAAGATCCTGAAACAAATGCAGAAGGTTGGACCGTAATTAACTCACTTCGTGGCGGTGCAGCTGGTGGCGGAACGCGCATGCGCAAAGGCTTAGACATGAATGAAGTACTTTCTCTAGCAAAAACGATGGAAGTCAAATTCACCGTCTCAGGACCATCGATTGGTGGCGCCAAATCAGGCATTAACTTTGATCCACAAGATCCGCGAAAAAATGGAGTGCTGAAACGTTGGTACAACGCCGTAGCACCCTTACTAAAAAGTTATTACGGAACTGGAGGCGATTTAAACGTAGATGAAATTCATGAAGTAATTCCAATTACGGAAGATAGTGGCGTGTGGCATCCGCAAGAAGGCGTTTTTAATGGACATTTTAAACCGACAGATGCAGACAAAATCAACCGAATTGGACAATTGCGTTTGGGAGTGATCAAAGTAATTGAAAGTCCTGTGTTTTCTCCCGATGTATCTCGAAAATATACCGTTGCCGACATGATTACTGGTTTTGGAGTTGCCGAAGCAGCACGTCATTTTTATGATATATATGGCGGATCCATTCAAGGAAAACGCGCTATTGTACAAGGTTTTGGAAATGTAGGAGCTGCTGCTGCGTACTATTTATCACAAATGGGCGCAAAAATAGTTGGAATTATTGACAGAGTTGGCGGCGTGATTAACGAAGATGGTTTTTCGCAAGAAGCCATCAAGGAATTTTACCTACATAAAGACGGAAATACGCTTGTAGCTGATAACATGATTCCTTTTGAAGAAATTAACCAACGCATTTGGGAATTGCCAACGGAAGTATTTGCACCTTGTGCAGCATCGCGACTCATCACGCAAGAACAAATTGATAAAATGATTGATACTGGACTGGAAGTCATTACCTGTGGTGCTAATGTGCCTTTTGCAGACAAAGAAATTTTCTTCGGGCCAATCATGGAACATACGGATCAAAAAGTAAGTTTAATACCAGACTTTATCTCCAACTGTGGAATGGCAAGAGTTTTTGCATATTTCATGGAACGTAGAGTACAAATGACCGATGAAGCCATCTTTGAAGATACTTCCAAAACCATCAAAAAAGCATTACAAAATACATTCAAACGAAATGCTTCAAAAGTAGATGTCAGCAAAACTGCTTTTGAAATTGCATTAAAAGAATTAGTTTAA
- a CDS encoding anhydro-N-acetylmuramic acid kinase — protein MNPYKAIGVMSGTSLDGIDLAYIHFEKTTHWEFKILAAETIPYTTTFEQQLREAINYTPQKLQQFDTVYTKLLAKTIQTFIKKHTITEIDAVCSHGHTILHEPEKGITYQIGNQEILAELIQQKVVCDFRVQDVKLGGQGAPLVPIGDELLFSEYDYCLNLGGFANISYHKDGKRIAYDICPVNIVLNKYAKQVGFDYDDKGKLAKSGDYLLSLGAELDNLAYYKQLPPKSLGLEWVQKEIIPRLEAFPRKKIDVLRTFTEHVARQLARNFKIRSKVLVTGGGAYNDYLLERIVYYKELNLVKPTKELIEYKEALIFGFLGVLRLREEVNCLKTVTGASKDHCSGKIYNYHIVK, from the coding sequence ATGAATCCCTACAAAGCCATTGGTGTCATGTCTGGAACTTCCCTTGACGGAATCGATCTTGCCTACATACATTTCGAAAAAACAACACACTGGGAATTCAAAATTTTAGCCGCAGAAACGATTCCGTACACAACAACTTTTGAACAACAATTGCGAGAAGCTATCAATTACACGCCACAAAAACTTCAACAATTTGATACCGTATACACAAAGTTGTTAGCCAAAACGATTCAAACATTCATCAAAAAACATACAATCACGGAAATAGATGCAGTCTGCTCACATGGACATACCATTTTGCACGAACCCGAAAAAGGAATTACGTATCAAATCGGCAATCAAGAAATTTTAGCAGAACTCATTCAACAAAAAGTAGTGTGTGATTTTCGGGTACAAGATGTCAAATTAGGCGGACAAGGCGCGCCGTTAGTTCCAATTGGCGACGAATTGCTATTTTCGGAATATGACTATTGTTTAAATTTAGGTGGCTTCGCGAATATTTCCTATCACAAAGATGGAAAACGAATTGCGTATGACATCTGTCCCGTAAACATTGTACTGAACAAATACGCAAAACAAGTAGGATTTGACTATGACGACAAAGGTAAATTGGCAAAATCGGGCGACTATTTATTGAGTTTAGGTGCAGAATTAGACAATTTAGCCTATTACAAACAGCTTCCGCCAAAGTCACTCGGATTAGAATGGGTTCAAAAAGAAATAATTCCACGATTAGAAGCATTCCCAAGAAAAAAAATAGATGTATTGCGAACGTTTACAGAACATGTAGCGAGACAATTAGCACGAAATTTTAAAATAAGATCCAAAGTCTTAGTCACTGGTGGCGGTGCTTACAACGATTATTTGTTAGAAAGAATTGTCTATTACAAAGAACTAAATTTAGTAAAACCCACCAAAGAACTCATTGAATACAAAGAAGCGTTAATTTTTGGTTTCTTAGGAGTTTTACGCTTGCGCGAAGAAGTAAATTGTCTGAAAACAGTCACGGGAGCATCCAAAGATCATTGCTCTGGAAAAATATACAATTATCATATCGTTAAATAG
- a CDS encoding acyl-CoA dehydrogenase: MDFNLTEEHMMIRDAARDFARTELLPEVIERDNKQEFPNELVRKMGELGFMGIMVDPKYGGSGMDTISYVLIMEELSKIDASASVIVSVNNSLVCYGLEAYGTEAQKQKYLTKLATGENVGAFCLSEPEAGSDATSQKTTAIEMDDHYVINGTKNWITSGGRADVYLVIAQTDREKGHRGINAFIVEKGTPGFDIGPKEDKLGIRGSDTHTLQFNDVKVPKENRIGEDGFGFKFAMKTLSGGRIGIAAQALGIASGAYELALKYSKERKAFGTEICNHQAIAFKLADMYTEITAARHLVMEAACKKDAKENYDMASAMAKLYASKVAMEVTVEAVQVHGGNGFVKEYHVERLMRDAKITQIYEGTSEIQKIVISRGVIKG; encoded by the coding sequence ATGGATTTTAATCTTACAGAGGAACACATGATGATTCGCGATGCCGCGAGAGATTTTGCAAGAACGGAATTACTTCCTGAAGTTATTGAACGTGATAACAAACAGGAATTTCCAAATGAGTTGGTTCGTAAAATGGGCGAGTTAGGATTTATGGGAATTATGGTAGATCCGAAATATGGAGGAAGTGGAATGGACACAATTTCGTATGTGTTGATTATGGAAGAATTGTCTAAAATTGATGCTTCTGCCTCAGTGATTGTATCTGTAAATAATTCATTGGTATGTTATGGTTTGGAAGCATACGGAACAGAAGCTCAAAAACAAAAATATTTAACAAAGTTAGCCACTGGTGAAAATGTAGGTGCTTTTTGTTTGAGTGAACCAGAAGCTGGAAGTGATGCAACTTCGCAAAAAACCACTGCGATTGAGATGGACGATCACTATGTAATTAACGGTACTAAAAACTGGATTACAAGTGGTGGACGCGCAGATGTGTATTTAGTGATTGCACAAACTGATCGCGAGAAAGGACATAGAGGAATTAACGCATTTATTGTAGAAAAAGGAACACCTGGTTTTGATATTGGTCCTAAAGAAGACAAGTTGGGAATCCGCGGAAGCGACACACATACCTTACAATTTAACGATGTTAAAGTGCCAAAGGAGAATCGTATTGGCGAAGATGGTTTTGGATTTAAGTTTGCAATGAAAACACTTTCTGGTGGACGTATTGGAATTGCAGCGCAAGCATTAGGAATTGCTTCTGGAGCGTATGAATTAGCCTTAAAATATTCAAAAGAGCGTAAAGCGTTTGGAACGGAGATTTGCAATCACCAAGCCATTGCTTTTAAATTGGCGGATATGTATACAGAAATTACCGCTGCACGTCATTTAGTAATGGAAGCCGCTTGTAAGAAAGACGCCAAAGAAAACTACGACATGGCAAGTGCAATGGCAAAATTGTATGCTTCAAAAGTTGCCATGGAAGTGACTGTAGAAGCGGTGCAAGTTCATGGAGGAAACGGTTTTGTAAAAGAATACCATGTAGAACGTTTGATGCGTGATGCAAAGATTACACAGATTTACGAAGGTACTTCTGAGATTCAAAAAATTGTAATTTCAAGAGGAGTTATCAAAGGATAA